Proteins from a genomic interval of Sphingobacterium lactis:
- the bshC gene encoding bacillithiol biosynthesis cysteine-adding enzyme BshC, giving the protein MKATYIDYSDTNSFSKTLIAYLNNDAALAPFYGNRPDLAGFKDQLEQKKNFAHRELLSKALTDQYGDLLSSSPEVAQNILRLKDANTFTVTTGHQLNIFTGPLYFIFKIVTAIKLAKDLKEAYPEHEFVPVYWMATEDHDFAEINHTRVFGKKIAWDIDALAATGRMNTESIGETVRQYANTFGLSENATKLTELVEEAYLQGSSLADATRTFVNSLFREYGLVIIDADRKEFKKLFAATIEQDIVKEKSFHAIEKTSTALMDAGFSTQVHAREINFFYLTDEYRERIVRTDDGRFEVLHQDLFFTEEELKKEIHAHPERFSPNVVMRPLYQEIILPNLAYIGGGAEIVYWLQLKANFEQYKVPFPILIPRNSALITDDQTAGKIFRLDFTFKSIFRSSETLKKDYVKRITKHRLNLTDEWMEFNAIFGKIKLRAHKIDPSLGPSTDAVKARLKKAVNSLEKKLLKAEKRNHQDALIQIDRLKDRLFPNGGLQERTENFAELYLKHGDELVRELVKSFKPLDFKFTILY; this is encoded by the coding sequence ATGAAAGCCACATATATTGATTATAGCGACACTAACAGCTTTTCCAAAACCCTAATCGCCTATCTGAACAATGATGCCGCCCTTGCGCCATTCTATGGCAATAGGCCAGATTTGGCAGGTTTTAAGGATCAGTTGGAACAGAAAAAGAACTTTGCGCATCGGGAGCTGCTGAGCAAGGCATTGACCGACCAATATGGTGATCTTTTATCATCCTCTCCGGAGGTTGCGCAGAATATCCTTCGCCTGAAGGATGCCAATACCTTTACCGTTACGACGGGACATCAGCTGAATATCTTCACCGGACCGCTATATTTTATTTTTAAGATTGTCACGGCCATTAAATTGGCGAAGGACCTGAAGGAGGCCTATCCGGAGCACGAATTTGTGCCGGTTTATTGGATGGCAACTGAGGACCATGACTTTGCGGAAATCAACCATACTCGAGTATTCGGAAAGAAGATCGCTTGGGATATTGACGCCCTAGCAGCGACAGGAAGGATGAATACCGAGTCCATTGGCGAAACGGTACGGCAGTATGCCAATACCTTCGGTCTGTCGGAGAATGCGACGAAACTTACCGAATTGGTGGAAGAGGCCTATCTACAGGGTTCCAGCCTTGCCGATGCCACCCGCACCTTTGTCAATTCCCTGTTTAGGGAATATGGGTTGGTCATTATCGATGCCGACCGCAAGGAGTTCAAGAAGCTCTTCGCGGCGACCATTGAGCAGGATATTGTCAAAGAAAAGAGCTTTCACGCCATAGAGAAAACGTCTACAGCATTGATGGACGCCGGTTTCAGTACGCAGGTCCATGCCCGCGAGATCAATTTCTTCTACCTCACGGACGAATACCGCGAACGGATCGTACGCACGGATGATGGACGGTTTGAAGTATTGCATCAAGATCTGTTTTTTACGGAAGAGGAACTTAAAAAGGAAATCCATGCCCATCCGGAGCGCTTTAGCCCCAATGTGGTCATGCGGCCCCTGTATCAGGAAATAATACTGCCCAACCTTGCCTATATCGGTGGGGGCGCCGAGATTGTCTATTGGCTCCAGTTGAAAGCAAATTTCGAACAGTATAAGGTACCTTTTCCGATCCTCATTCCGAGGAACTCGGCCTTGATAACCGATGACCAGACGGCCGGCAAGATCTTCCGCCTGGATTTTACCTTCAAGAGCATCTTCCGTTCATCGGAAACCCTGAAGAAGGATTACGTGAAGCGTATCACCAAGCACCGCTTAAACCTTACCGATGAATGGATGGAATTCAATGCCATCTTCGGAAAGATCAAGCTCCGCGCACATAAAATAGACCCAAGTTTGGGACCGAGTACCGATGCGGTAAAAGCTCGCCTGAAGAAAGCAGTCAACAGCCTCGAAAAGAAACTGCTGAAGGCCGAAAAGCGAAACCATCAGGATGCGCTGATCCAGATCGACCGACTGAAGGACCGCCTGTTCCCGAACGGTGGCCTGCAGGAACGTACCGAGAATTTTGCCGAGTTGTACCTGAAACATGGTGATGAGCTTGTGCGGGAGCTGGTGAAAAGTTTTAAACCCCTAGATTTTAAATTTACAATACTGTATTAG
- the rpmB gene encoding 50S ribosomal protein L28 — protein sequence MSRICDLTGKTALKGNNVSHSNVKTKRKFYPNLQTKRFYIPEEDRWITLKVSTSAIKTINKNGITASIEKFIKKGHI from the coding sequence ATGTCAAGAATTTGTGATTTAACAGGCAAGACGGCATTAAAAGGAAATAACGTATCTCACTCGAACGTTAAAACAAAACGTAAATTCTATCCTAATTTACAGACTAAGCGTTTTTATATCCCTGAAGAAGATCGTTGGATTACGTTGAAAGTATCTACTTCAGCTATCAAAACTATTAACAAGAACGGTATTACCGCTTCTATCGAGAAGTTCATTAAAAAAGGTCATATTTAA
- a CDS encoding Crp/Fnr family transcriptional regulator, translating into MTDQELLETNFFRYYHEKVGMSADEFLRLSPYFEFRDLAHSQYILRAGEVCKHFLFVEEGLLLFISLDEKGTEHILQFAPENWLMADRSSMYFDEPSLYYIKAIEPSKVVFLHPNFFTEAAKIKFEFGMFTEKSLQRSIYYLQKRINSLLAMTAKERYLEFIELYPNLLLRVPQWMIASYLGITPESLSRVRREIAKDSF; encoded by the coding sequence ATGACTGACCAGGAGCTGTTGGAGACAAATTTCTTCCGTTACTACCATGAGAAAGTGGGCATGAGTGCCGATGAATTCTTGCGGTTAAGCCCGTATTTTGAATTCCGCGACTTGGCACACAGTCAGTATATCCTGCGGGCAGGAGAGGTCTGCAAGCATTTTCTGTTCGTAGAGGAGGGGCTGTTGCTGTTCATTTCACTGGATGAGAAAGGGACGGAGCATATCTTGCAGTTCGCCCCGGAGAATTGGCTGATGGCCGATCGCTCGTCGATGTACTTCGATGAGCCATCGCTGTACTACATCAAGGCCATCGAGCCCAGCAAAGTGGTGTTCCTGCACCCAAACTTCTTTACGGAAGCCGCAAAGATCAAATTTGAGTTCGGGATGTTCACCGAGAAATCCCTGCAGCGTAGCATCTATTACCTGCAGAAACGGATCAACTCCTTATTGGCGATGACCGCCAAGGAACGCTACTTGGAGTTTATCGAATTGTATCCGAATTTGCTGCTCCGCGTGCCGCAATGGATGATTGCTTCTTACCTGGGCATCACCCCGGAAAGCCTTAGCCGTGTCAGACGGGAAATAGCGAAGGATAGCTTCTAG
- a CDS encoding dimethylarginine dimethylaminohydrolase family protein, with protein MLNLQVKNESNRLHAVILGIANSNGPTPTAEEAYDPKSLEHILAGTYPQESDMVFELNSFKDVLNRYGVEVYRPDLIEGLNQIFTRDIGFVIDDYFIKSNILPDRAQEWEAIQYIIDQIAPDKLITAPEEFHMEGGDVILWNEYIFIGTYTGEDYAQINTARTNLAGVEFIKSKFPDRKVVSFDLIKSMTNARANALHLDCCFQPVGADKAIIYPGGFRNPADYAFLRDLFGPENLFEITGDEMYEMFSNVFSIAPNVVVSERNFTRLNNWLREQNFIVEEIPYHEIGKQEGLLRCSTLPLIRK; from the coding sequence ATGCTGAATTTACAGGTAAAGAATGAATCCAATCGTTTACATGCCGTAATATTAGGAATTGCCAACAGTAACGGGCCGACGCCAACCGCGGAGGAGGCCTATGATCCCAAATCACTTGAACATATCCTTGCCGGCACCTATCCGCAGGAGAGCGATATGGTCTTTGAGCTGAACAGTTTCAAAGATGTCCTTAACCGCTACGGTGTCGAGGTATACCGTCCGGATTTGATCGAAGGTCTGAACCAGATATTCACCCGTGATATCGGCTTCGTTATCGACGATTATTTCATCAAGTCCAATATCCTCCCAGACCGTGCCCAAGAATGGGAAGCCATCCAGTACATCATCGACCAGATTGCTCCTGATAAACTGATTACGGCCCCTGAGGAATTCCATATGGAAGGTGGCGACGTGATCCTGTGGAACGAATACATCTTCATCGGAACCTATACCGGCGAGGATTATGCACAGATCAACACGGCCAGAACCAACCTTGCGGGTGTGGAATTTATCAAGAGTAAGTTTCCAGATCGAAAAGTTGTTTCCTTTGACCTGATCAAGTCCATGACCAATGCCCGCGCCAATGCGCTGCACTTAGATTGCTGTTTCCAGCCCGTGGGTGCTGATAAAGCCATTATTTATCCGGGTGGCTTCCGCAATCCAGCAGATTATGCCTTTTTAAGGGATCTCTTCGGCCCTGAGAATCTATTTGAGATTACTGGCGACGAAATGTACGAGATGTTCTCCAACGTCTTTTCCATCGCCCCGAATGTCGTTGTTTCCGAACGGAACTTCACCAGACTGAACAATTGGTTGCGGGAACAGAACTTCATTGTGGAGGAAATCCCCTACCACGAAATCGGAAAACAGGAAGGCCTGCTTCGCTGTTCCACATTACCACTCATTCGAAAATAA
- a CDS encoding DUF4295 domain-containing protein gives MAKKAVASLQKGGGKEFTKVVITAKSAKTGAYTFKESMVHNDKVKEVVAAASK, from the coding sequence ATGGCAAAGAAAGCAGTTGCATCATTACAAAAAGGTGGTGGTAAAGAGTTTACTAAAGTTGTTATCACAGCTAAATCTGCAAAAACTGGAGCTTATACTTTCAAAGAAAGTATGGTACACAATGACAAAGTAAAAGAGGTTGTTGCTGCGGCTTCAAAATAA
- the recO gene encoding DNA repair protein RecO, whose amino-acid sequence MLQRTKGITLKLTNYSESSVVAQIYTEALGLQSYLINGARKPKAKISTNMLQPFHLLELVVYNKENNNLQRIKEAQQTPVLKSIPLDIVKSSIAIFLNEVLYKVLRHQHPEPQLFHFLESAISWLDETDEGLANYHLVFLAKLSHYLGFRPIVTEQAYFDLVEGQFSSLLPAHTYTLQEPYSGYLRQILRASFSNSKDIRLSREDRSYLLQKLVDYYRLHTENFGEINSLFILEEIFGN is encoded by the coding sequence ATGTTACAACGAACCAAGGGCATTACCCTGAAACTGACGAATTATTCGGAAAGTAGTGTGGTTGCACAAATCTATACCGAAGCCCTTGGCCTACAATCCTACCTGATCAATGGCGCCCGGAAACCAAAGGCCAAGATTTCCACGAATATGTTGCAACCTTTCCATCTCTTGGAGCTGGTGGTGTACAACAAGGAAAACAACAACCTGCAGCGGATCAAGGAAGCGCAGCAGACCCCTGTATTGAAAAGCATCCCCTTGGATATTGTCAAGAGTTCCATCGCCATCTTCTTGAACGAAGTACTTTATAAGGTTCTTCGCCATCAACATCCCGAGCCGCAGCTTTTCCATTTCCTGGAAAGCGCCATCAGTTGGCTCGATGAAACCGATGAAGGCCTGGCCAATTACCATTTGGTCTTTCTGGCCAAACTAAGCCATTATTTAGGTTTTCGGCCAATTGTAACAGAACAGGCTTATTTTGACTTGGTTGAGGGGCAGTTCAGCAGTTTGCTGCCGGCCCATACCTACACCCTGCAGGAGCCCTACAGTGGGTATCTGCGCCAGATCCTACGCGCAAGCTTCTCCAACAGCAAGGATATCCGGCTGAGCAGGGAGGACCGGTCTTATCTCCTGCAGAAACTCGTAGATTATTACCGCCTGCATACCGAAAACTTTGGGGAAATCAATTCCCTCTTTATTCTCGAGGAAATTTTCGGAAATTAA
- the rimO gene encoding 30S ribosomal protein S12 methylthiotransferase RimO — translation MKTKQAKSSPVLTKPRVNVVTLGCSKNIHDSEVLMGQLKGNQMEVVHEASNIQANDIVVINTCGFIDNAKQESIDTILQFSDLKEQGKVNKVIVTGCLSERYKPELQDEIPNVDAFFGTNDLPDLLSTIGADYRHELLGERLLTTPSHFSYFKIAEGCNRPCSFCAIPLMRGKHVSKSIDDLVKEAKFLASNGTKELILIAQDLTYYGLDIYGKRNLSDLMRHLSDVDGIEWIRLQYAYPSGFPMDILDAMNERSNICNYLDMPLQHISDRMLTSMRRGTSKQKQIDLVNKIRDKVPDIALRTTLICGYPGETEADFQEMLEWVEETRFDRLGCFTYSHEEKTHAHNLEDDVPEEVKQDRVDQIMEVQQGISYDINQEKIGNTYKVLVDRVDGDYFIGRTEYDSPEVDNEVVLDAKTDYARIGDFVQVKVDRAEDFDLYGHIVK, via the coding sequence ATGAAGACGAAACAAGCAAAATCAAGCCCGGTGCTTACAAAACCGCGTGTGAACGTGGTTACCCTGGGCTGCTCGAAGAATATCCACGATAGTGAGGTGCTGATGGGCCAATTGAAAGGCAATCAGATGGAAGTGGTACATGAAGCTTCCAATATCCAAGCGAATGACATCGTGGTCATCAATACCTGTGGGTTCATTGACAATGCGAAGCAGGAATCCATTGATACCATTCTCCAGTTCTCCGACCTGAAAGAACAGGGCAAAGTGAATAAGGTAATCGTTACGGGGTGTCTTTCCGAGCGCTATAAGCCAGAATTACAGGACGAGATCCCGAATGTAGATGCCTTTTTCGGTACCAACGACCTTCCGGATCTGTTGTCCACCATCGGCGCAGACTACCGTCATGAATTGCTGGGTGAACGTCTATTGACCACACCTTCACATTTCTCATATTTCAAGATTGCCGAGGGTTGCAATAGACCATGTTCCTTCTGTGCCATTCCTTTGATGCGCGGAAAGCATGTGTCTAAATCAATCGATGACCTGGTTAAAGAGGCTAAATTTTTAGCTTCCAATGGAACGAAAGAATTGATCTTGATCGCGCAGGATCTGACTTATTATGGATTGGATATCTACGGTAAGCGTAATCTTTCCGATTTGATGCGTCATCTATCCGATGTGGATGGCATTGAATGGATTCGCCTGCAATATGCTTATCCTTCGGGATTCCCAATGGATATCCTGGATGCGATGAACGAGCGCTCCAATATCTGTAACTACTTGGATATGCCGTTGCAGCACATTTCTGACCGCATGCTTACCTCTATGCGTCGCGGTACCAGCAAGCAGAAGCAAATCGACCTGGTGAACAAGATCCGCGATAAAGTGCCCGATATCGCACTTCGCACGACCTTGATCTGTGGCTACCCCGGAGAAACCGAAGCGGACTTCCAGGAAATGTTGGAATGGGTGGAAGAAACCCGTTTCGATCGCTTGGGCTGTTTCACCTACTCCCACGAGGAAAAGACCCATGCCCATAATCTGGAAGATGATGTGCCAGAGGAAGTGAAACAAGATCGCGTAGATCAGATCATGGAAGTTCAGCAGGGTATTTCCTACGACATCAACCAAGAAAAGATCGGCAATACCTACAAGGTGTTGGTGGATCGGGTTGATGGTGATTATTTTATCGGTAGAACGGAATATGACTCACCGGAAGTTGACAATGAAGTGGTGCTGGATGCCAAAACGGACTATGCCCGTATCGGGGATTTCGTACAGGTGAAAGTGGATCGGGCAGAGGACTTCGATCTTTACGGCCATATTGTCAAATAA
- a CDS encoding SIMPL domain-containing protein, with protein MKKLMVLAALVGLISTASAQTNTMENSRRVATRGYAEKEVTPDIIYLSVSLKEYYQDGNTKKKVQIEQLEKQLFDAAMKNGVRKEDFTIQNIYSYNTVDKKKTNEIMQSRQYRIKVTDLKKLNPMLEEVDPRGIQSTSINGYDHSQKREIEKELKTAAVKDARTNADILAAADGESVGKVLMINDNSSLNWNDIAPQPRMYAMKSANAVLEDGSAQGPELEVRPIKLTCNIDAVFELK; from the coding sequence ATGAAAAAATTAATGGTACTAGCGGCCTTGGTTGGATTGATTTCGACAGCAAGCGCACAGACAAATACAATGGAAAACAGCAGGAGAGTAGCAACCCGCGGATATGCGGAAAAAGAGGTTACACCGGATATCATCTATCTTTCTGTGTCCCTAAAGGAATATTACCAAGACGGGAATACAAAGAAGAAGGTGCAGATCGAACAGTTGGAAAAGCAGCTTTTTGATGCAGCCATGAAAAACGGCGTGCGCAAGGAGGACTTTACCATCCAGAACATCTATAGCTACAACACCGTAGACAAGAAAAAAACAAACGAGATCATGCAGTCCCGTCAATACCGCATCAAGGTGACCGACCTGAAGAAACTGAACCCGATGTTGGAAGAAGTGGACCCACGCGGAATCCAGAGCACGTCGATCAATGGATACGACCATAGCCAGAAGCGCGAGATTGAAAAGGAATTGAAGACGGCGGCCGTTAAGGATGCACGTACCAATGCGGATATCCTGGCAGCAGCGGATGGCGAGAGCGTAGGGAAGGTGCTGATGATCAATGATAACTCCAGCCTGAACTGGAATGACATTGCGCCACAACCGCGTATGTATGCCATGAAATCTGCAAATGCCGTTTTGGAAGATGGCTCGGCCCAAGGTCCGGAATTGGAGGTTCGTCCGATCAAATTGACCTGCAACATTGATGCTGTTTTTGAATTAAAGTAA
- a CDS encoding cold-shock protein encodes MQEGVVKFFNEAKGFGFIIPNSGESEIFVHVSGLVDKVRENDHVSYEVQQGRKGLNAVNVKLI; translated from the coding sequence ATGCAAGAAGGAGTAGTAAAATTCTTTAATGAAGCCAAAGGTTTCGGTTTCATCATTCCAAATTCCGGCGAGAGCGAAATCTTCGTTCACGTTTCAGGTTTAGTAGACAAAGTACGCGAAAATGATCATGTATCTTACGAAGTACAACAAGGACGTAAAGGTCTTAACGCGGTAAATGTAAAGCTTATCTAA
- the ctlX gene encoding citrulline utilization hydrolase CtlX, with protein sequence MQTTHSILMVRPAAFRMNEETAVNNYFQSEGGQTERVADLALAEFDNYVQVLKDAGVKVFVVQDTGEFDTPDSLFPNNVISFHHNKAILYPMFAENRREERKLNYLGKLDQAGFHFEKTEDYTAYEDRKQFLEGTGVLILDRDHKITYCSISDRADEELLHVFCKDQGYKPFMFYATQEVDGQFLPIYHTNVMMSVGKNFCLICLDTVRDARERNNLENLLIMSGKEIIAITEDQMNHFAGNILEVKNITGDPLICMSSQAYEALDDETIERLEKHGRIIHAPLYSIEKFGGGSARCMMAEIFI encoded by the coding sequence ATGCAGACAACACACTCCATCTTGATGGTGCGCCCGGCAGCATTCCGTATGAACGAAGAAACCGCGGTCAACAATTATTTCCAGTCCGAGGGCGGACAGACCGAGCGCGTAGCGGACCTTGCCCTGGCCGAGTTCGACAATTACGTCCAAGTCCTTAAGGATGCTGGCGTTAAGGTCTTCGTTGTCCAGGATACGGGCGAGTTTGATACTCCGGATAGCCTTTTCCCCAACAATGTCATTTCCTTCCACCACAACAAGGCCATCCTCTACCCCATGTTTGCAGAAAACAGACGGGAAGAACGAAAGCTCAATTACTTGGGCAAGTTGGATCAAGCAGGATTCCACTTCGAAAAAACAGAGGACTATACCGCCTATGAGGATAGGAAGCAATTCCTGGAGGGCACAGGTGTGCTGATCTTGGATCGGGATCATAAGATTACCTATTGCTCCATTTCGGATCGTGCCGATGAGGAATTATTGCATGTATTCTGCAAGGATCAAGGCTACAAACCCTTTATGTTCTATGCAACACAGGAAGTCGATGGGCAGTTTCTTCCCATCTACCACACGAACGTGATGATGTCCGTTGGCAAGAATTTCTGCCTGATTTGTCTGGATACGGTGCGCGACGCCCGCGAGCGCAACAACCTCGAGAACCTGCTCATTATGAGTGGCAAGGAAATCATTGCCATCACTGAAGACCAGATGAACCATTTTGCCGGCAATATCCTCGAAGTCAAGAACATTACCGGCGATCCCTTGATCTGCATGAGCAGCCAGGCATACGAAGCACTCGATGACGAAACCATAGAACGCTTGGAAAAACACGGCCGCATTATCCACGCGCCCCTTTATAGCATCGAAAAATTCGGCGGCGGAAGCGCCAGATGCATGATGGCCGAGATATTTATATAA
- the rpmG gene encoding 50S ribosomal protein L33, whose translation MAKKGNRVQVILECTEHKESGLPGMSRYITTKNKKNTTERLELKKFNPVLRKVTVHKEIK comes from the coding sequence ATGGCAAAAAAAGGAAATAGAGTACAAGTAATCTTAGAATGTACTGAGCACAAAGAAAGTGGTCTTCCAGGAATGTCTCGTTACATTACCACAAAGAACAAAAAGAACACTACAGAACGTTTGGAGTTGAAAAAATTCAACCCAGTATTGAGAAAAGTAACCGTTCATAAAGAAATTAAGTAA
- a CDS encoding DUF4112 domain-containing protein, with translation MPRQEHYNLEKIDKDFSWVKRLSVLMDSRFRIGNFKFGLDPLLNFIPFAGQIATLTISLILVIVMYRNGASSKLAVKMLWNVTWDALVGSIPLIGNVFDFFNKANEKNIKLLQEHYYENKHQGSAKRMLITFGIILFILMVLFIYLMYYLTVSLFEWIF, from the coding sequence ATGCCACGTCAAGAACATTATAACCTGGAGAAAATAGACAAGGATTTCTCTTGGGTAAAGCGACTATCCGTTTTAATGGATAGTCGTTTCCGTATCGGAAATTTCAAATTCGGTTTGGACCCGCTCCTGAACTTCATTCCCTTTGCCGGGCAGATCGCGACGTTGACCATTTCCCTGATCCTGGTCATCGTGATGTACCGCAATGGCGCCAGCAGCAAGCTGGCCGTCAAGATGCTCTGGAATGTGACATGGGATGCTTTAGTTGGGTCTATACCCCTGATTGGTAATGTCTTTGACTTCTTTAACAAGGCCAACGAAAAGAACATTAAGCTCTTGCAGGAGCATTATTACGAAAACAAGCATCAGGGCAGTGCAAAGCGCATGTTGATTACCTTTGGAATCATCCTGTTTATCCTGATGGTACTGTTCATCTATTTGATGTACTACCTAACCGTTTCCTTGTTTGAGTGGATATTCTAA
- the ftsY gene encoding signal recognition particle-docking protein FtsY: MGLFDFFKKKQETPEAQEALDKGLEKTKEGFFSKITKAVVGKSTIDDDVLDNLEEVLVTSDVGVTTTLKIVERIQKRAAQDKYVTTDDLNRLLKDEIQGLLAENNSNDFESFEYGNQKPYVIMVVGVNGVGKTTTIGKLAHQLKEAGNKVVLGAADTFRAAAVDQIQLWGERVGVRVVAQPMGSDPASVAYDTVKSAVANGDDVAIIDTAGRLHNKVGLMNELTKIKNVMQKVIPDAPHEILLVLDASTGQNAIEQATQFTQATDVNALALTKLDGTAKGGVVIGISDQFKIPVKYIGVGEKIGDLQLFNKKDFVDSLFK; the protein is encoded by the coding sequence ATGGGATTATTTGATTTTTTTAAAAAGAAGCAGGAGACACCAGAAGCTCAAGAAGCACTGGATAAGGGATTAGAGAAGACCAAAGAAGGTTTTTTCTCCAAGATAACCAAGGCCGTTGTAGGGAAATCGACCATAGATGACGATGTCCTGGACAATTTGGAAGAGGTGTTGGTGACTTCCGATGTCGGTGTTACCACGACCCTGAAGATTGTGGAGCGTATCCAGAAGCGCGCTGCACAGGATAAATACGTCACAACCGATGACCTGAACAGGTTATTGAAGGATGAGATTCAGGGGTTATTGGCGGAAAACAACAGCAATGATTTCGAGAGTTTCGAATACGGAAACCAAAAACCATACGTCATTATGGTGGTGGGAGTGAACGGAGTAGGGAAGACCACAACGATCGGAAAGCTGGCCCATCAATTGAAGGAAGCTGGCAACAAGGTCGTGCTGGGTGCTGCCGATACCTTCCGTGCCGCTGCTGTGGATCAGATCCAGCTATGGGGTGAGCGCGTCGGCGTTCGTGTCGTGGCTCAGCCAATGGGTTCGGACCCTGCGTCCGTAGCCTATGATACGGTGAAATCTGCCGTAGCCAATGGCGATGATGTAGCGATTATCGATACGGCTGGACGATTACACAACAAAGTCGGCCTGATGAATGAGTTGACCAAGATCAAGAACGTGATGCAGAAGGTGATCCCGGATGCACCACACGAAATATTATTGGTGCTGGATGCATCGACTGGCCAGAATGCCATCGAACAGGCCACCCAATTTACACAAGCAACAGACGTGAATGCCTTGGCATTGACAAAACTCGATGGAACTGCCAAAGGCGGCGTGGTCATCGGGATATCCGATCAGTTTAAGATCCCTGTTAAATACATTGGGGTGGGCGAGAAGATTGGTGATTTACAGTTATTTAACAAAAAAGACTTCGTAGACTCGCTATTTAAGTAG
- a CDS encoding signal peptidase, which produces MNRYLLKGLGFTIAGIACLYYGLQIMGPENNWYKVLLSVGVILFGFGFITLVYRMFRKIDRDTIMENRKSDQKEK; this is translated from the coding sequence ATGAACAGATATTTACTCAAAGGATTAGGGTTTACCATAGCAGGTATTGCCTGTCTATATTATGGTCTTCAGATCATGGGTCCGGAAAACAATTGGTACAAGGTCCTGCTGTCTGTAGGTGTGATTTTGTTCGGTTTCGGCTTCATTACGCTTGTTTACCGGATGTTCCGGAAGATCGACCGCGACACCATCATGGAGAACCGCAAATCGGATCAGAAGGAGAAGTAG